One segment of Camelus bactrianus isolate YW-2024 breed Bactrian camel chromosome 27, ASM4877302v1, whole genome shotgun sequence DNA contains the following:
- the BCL2A1 gene encoding bcl-2-related protein A1 — translation MTDGEFGYIHMLAQDYLRYVLQIPQPGSGSSKTSRVLQDVAFSVQNEVEKNLKPCLDNFDVVSIDTARTIFNQVMEKEFEDGIINWGRIVTIFAFEGILIKKLLRERIAPDVDTYKISYFVAEFITKNTGEWIRQNGGWENGFVKKFEPKSGWLTFLEVTGKICEILCLLKQFY, via the exons ATGACTGACGGCGAGTTTGGATATATTCACATGCTGGCCCAGGACTATCTGAGGTACGTGCTGCAGATACCACAGCCTGGATCTGGTTCAAGCAAAACATCCAGAGTGTTACAAGACGTGGCTTTCTCAGTCCAAAACGAAGTTGAAAAGAATTTGAAACCATGCTTGGATAATTTTGATGTCGTGTCCATAGACACTGCCAGGACAATATTCAATCAAGTGATGGAAAAGGAATTTGAAGATGGCATCATTAACTGGGGACGGATTGTGACCATCTTTGCATTTGAAGGTATTCTCATCAAGAAACTTCTTCGAGAACGAATTGCCCCAGATGTGGACACTTACAAGATTTCTTACTTTGTTGCGGAGTTCATAACGAAAAACACAGGAGAATGGATAAGGCAAAACGGAGGCTGG GAAAATGGCTTTGTAAAGAAATTCGAACCCAAATCTGGCTGGCTGACTTTTCTGGAAGTTAcaggaaagatctgtgaaatacTATGTCTCCTGAAGCAATTCTATTGA